In one window of Gossypium hirsutum isolate 1008001.06 chromosome A01, Gossypium_hirsutum_v2.1, whole genome shotgun sequence DNA:
- the LOC107928851 gene encoding uncharacterized protein: MVFFCFLVDQTKKVSTTKPAAGICSRCGGGARVADMKTSTRFCYVPFYKKSWRAIICTFCGALLRSYR; encoded by the coding sequence ATGGTGTTCTTTTGTTTCCTCGTTGATCAGACAAAGAAAGTGAGCACTACTAAGCCGGCGGCGGGGATTTGTTCACGGTGTGGCGGAGGAGCACGTGTCGCCGATATGAAAACCTCCACCAGATTTTGTTACGTCCCGTTTTACAAGAAATCTTGGAGAGCCATTATTTGTACATTTTGTGGAGCGCTCCTTCGATCTTATCGTTAA
- the LOC107928850 gene encoding secretory carrier-associated membrane protein 1 — protein MNRFDSSPFDEDEVNPFSNQGTASSRLSPLPPEPYDRGATIDIPRDSVKSLKEKEKELQAREAELRRREQELKRKEDAIARSGIIIEDKNWPPFYPIIHHNIAKEIPINLQNVQYVAFSTLLGLVACLAWNIIAVTAAWIKCEGPAIWFLAIIYLLCGVPGAYYLWYRPLYRAMRTDSALKFGWFFIFYILHIFFCIFATIAPPFLFKGKSIAGILPAIDLFGIDAAVGIFYFIGCAFFFVESLLSLWVIQQVYMYFRGSGKAAELKREAVTNSMMAAL, from the exons ATGAATCGTTTCGATTCTAGCCCTTTCGATGAGGATGAGGTGAATCCTTTCTCG aatCAAGGTACTGCTTCATCAAGGCTTTCACCACTTCCTCCTGAACCATATGACCGTGGTGCAACGATAGATATTCCTCGTGATTCTGTCAAG AGTTtaaaagaaaaggagaaggaacTTCAAGCAAGAGAGGCTGAACTGAGAAGGCGAGAACAG GAATTGAAAAGAAAGGAAGATGCAATCGCACGAT CTGGAATAATCATAGAGGACAAAAATTGGCCACCATTTTATCCTATTATTCATCATAACATTGCAAAAGAAATACCAATCAACCTTCAAAATGTGCAGTATGTTGCTTTCTCAACATTGTTAG GTTTGGTTGCATGTCTTGCATGGAACATAATAGCCGTCACTGCCGCCTGGATCAAATGTGAAG GTCCAGCAATTTGGTTTCTTGCCATCATTTATTTGTTATGTGGGGTTCCTGGTGCCTATTATTTGTGGTATCGCCCTCTTTATCGTGCCATGAG GACTGATAGTGCATTGAAGTTCGgatggtttttcatattttacatT TTGCATATCTTCTTTTGCATCTTTGCTACAATTGCTCCTCCATTTCTTTTCAAGGGAAAGTCTATTGC AGGTATTTTGCCTGCAATAGATCTTTTCGGCATTGATGCTGCGGTAGGG ATATTCTACTTTATCGGCTGTGCATTCTTTTTCGTCGAATCATTGCTCAGTCTGTGGGTTATTCAG CAAGTTTACATGTATTTCCGAGGTAGCGGTAAAGCTGCTGAATTAAAGCGCGAGGCTGTAACGAATTCCATGATGGCAGCACTATGA